The sequence AGAGGGTTGGGGAGCTTGCAGCCAACTCCAAGTAGTTAGACTTGGGCTGTTTCTAAAAACACTttcatcaatttattttcttgagaagaaaataaatatttatcaGAAAACAGAGATATTCAAGTACACAGCATGTGGACAGGAAAGTCCCAAAAGAGTTGCAATTGGAAATTTAAACATCCAAAAAatcaagagaagagaaaaacagGATATTGCTAAAAGCTGTTGTCCAGTCATAcgataattttaaaaaaagaatacttAAGCAATATGAGAAAATCTTGTGTCTATTGAACCATCAGTATGACTCTAAGGTAGCAAAGGTAAAAAGCCGAATTCAAATTGAACCTATGACAGGAGACATGGCATCCAGACCACCAGTTCCCGGTGTCATTGGCTGCCCTCCAGGAGTGCCAGGAAGATAGGAAGCTGAATTTGGTGTCATTGGCTGTCCACCAGGAGTTGATGGCAAGTAAGGGCTAGGAGCATTGGCTGCAACAGGGACATAAACTGAGTTACTCTCACGCAAGATTAGAGCACatcaaatgttaaaaaaatgtgttcATGTGTCTGGGTGTTTAAATAATGTAAATCAGTACCATAGGCAGAACTGCTATCCCTTGGTGTTCCAGCTTCACTATAATTGCCGCCAGGAGTACTGGCCCAACCAGAACCAGGAGTTGGCGCTTCATATGTACGTGAAGGAGGACTTCCTGGCTggaggaagggaaaaaaaaatacaatacagTTACTACGAAtgtgaaagaacaaaaaacaaaaatattcccAACCTGTCAGACTGAATATGCAAGATTCCTGACCTGATATTGTGGACTGGTTCCCCAAGAGCCAGGGTTTCCATCTTCCCAATTATCCCtaaattttcagcaataaaatttcaagaatatcaGTCATCAGTCACAATGCACACAGTATTCTCTAGAGCATCCtaatataaatagataaaaggAAGCTTcccaacaaaaggaaaaaagagtgGAAAAAGGAGACAGACTAGGAAGAGAGAGACATAACAGCAGCATATATTAAACGAGTCACTTATAACTCGGGAAGTACAAGTTAATATGCTTTGCTAGGTAGTTTCGAATATCTAAccataaaaacttaaaacacactCATGTTAATTCTCCATGcttatgtttttataaaaaaaataagaattctCCATGCTCATGCCAATCCGAAACTTTCACTCTCAAAATGAAATCATAGAttcaaatttctctttcaaacCCAAGACtaccaaaatttcattttcgaTTATCAAGACTGTTCTTGGATGTTGGCATTATCCCTCAACTCTCCAAAACAAATAAGCAACAAAACTATTCACATCTATAATCCAGTTCTGAACACAGGAAAGCATTACACACAGTTTATAAACATCGCAGAGTACACATGtaccaattaaaaatttagaagcTATTTATCAATAATGTGAGTGTTTGTGTGTAAGCTTTGAAAGCAAGGAAACTTAAAATTCCTCTACTAAAAAAAGGAGTCCCAATTTATTAATGCCAGCATGCTTATCCAACCACAAAACAACCAAGTCAATTTCATATGCAAATCTTTCTTTACCCATAACAAGAAAAAACAGGGGATGGGGAGATGGGGAAAGAAAGGAATATAGCCAAACTTTATGACAACCTTGGCGGACTCATTGGCGTATAAGGATTCCATGCTCGATCACGCATAGGTGTCCTCATGCCATCATGAATGGGTGTTGCTGCAGAAATAGACacgaaaatgaaataaataaataagaagatatATTTTCATGACCAAAAAGGGGGAAAGTTTCAAATAGCAAACActaaatttaattgtattttaaaagTTGAGTTGTTTAAGTTGCCCTTATTTCTGGAACAGAAACCAAAAGATTGAAAGAACAAACCTCCAGGATCTCTCATAGGAGTCATATACGGATGTAACGGAGTTCGAGAAGGATGCATGGGAGTCTCACTCCCACTGCCATAGCGAGGAGCATcactggtaaaaaaaaatacatatagtcaaattttatatattttttaaacaaattagaAGAGTCAGAAGAACATTAGATATTTACCGATATGGGGTAGAAACAACCACATTATCAGAAATAAAATTGCGGTCAACTGCACATACAACAAAAGTTATAAGCCACATTGAAATAATGGTAACCAAGGAAGCACTTCCCCCAGATAAAGTAAACTTGCCTGTGACAACCTTCATCTGTGACTCCAATTCAACCCGAACTAATGAGCCTTTAACTTCTACTACACGCCCACGGTAGCCTTTGAAAGGACCCTGGCGGACTTTTACTGTTGTACCAACCAAACCATCATGCCCTCCTCTTCCACCTCTATGGCTATGCCTTCCCCCAGCTAAACCATATAGAACTAGAAGTTAACAACAAAATTCTTTCTGATACAAGAATTAACTTTAAGAAAGCCTAGTGGCATCATATGTACAAAAGAGGAGGCCTTGAAGAACAGAAACATACAGTCCATTGGATGACCTCCTCGAGAAAATCTCTTCGGGGATTGAGGAATACGAGGTGGAGTTCTGAGATTAGCAAATCTTGAGTATGAATCACCCTAATAATTGACACAAAAGCAGCAAAGAAGCATCattaatgagtacaaataacAAAACACGCATGCTGAAAAGAAAGATGGATATAGCAAACAGCCTAAAAATAGACACAGAACTAATATATAAGAAAACTCAACAATAAGTACTAAAAACAAGGTGCACATCTATCAATAAGAACATATATAacattgaatttcaaaataagagAGCAAATTACTCACATTTCTATCACCATTGCCACGTGATCCTCCCACAATAACACAACAATGGGCTTTAGCACATATAAAGCCTGCATGCTCAAGGTGATGGCGATCATAGATGAACAAGATTCCTCGGTGTATATGTTCCACAGGGCCTTGTTTCCCCTAACATGAAAAAAACAGTGATGAGACAAAGATTACAAACCCTTCTAAAAAGACCAAAGAAGCTAGAAATAGGGTCTCACTTTGCAGGGACCCTCAATAATCCTCACAACGTCTTTTGCAGCTACAGTATTCTTATACCGATCTTGCACACtgtttttcttatcaagcttgcatttaatctCTCTTAACTTAACAAGAGCAACCTCAGGTCTGTCAGGAACTCCCTTGAGAACCTAAATAAGAAAGTCAAACACATGAGTATCTACAGAACAGGGTGCTGAACATTGAACACTCTAGCAAGATCACCAACCTGAAATGCTTCACTTTCTACACGAATAATTACACCAAAACTCATATTACTGCACCaaaacaagtttaaaaaaatttgagcccCCGTATATtaccattaaataaataaaaaattaagtgatTCCTGAACAGATAGGAACATCTTACTCCAGAAGCACTAGATCATGAAGCTCGTAGTCCCCAATTCTTGTGACACCAGAAGTTACCTCAGAGCTTTCTACAACATCATCAGCAAACACACGTATCTGAAGATAACAGATACTTCTATTATTTCAGCTAATCATGAAGTCTACAACGTTGCTCCCATGCCACATCAAGATTAGAATTATCACTTACGTGTTCCTTTGTTGTATCAGATAATATTATGAGGACATGCTGCTCAACCTTAACAACCATACCAGTTGCACCTTCCTGTGTACCAGAGACAACCTTCACATGATTCCCAGGTTCAAAGTACTTGCAAAGCTCTTTTTCATTTACAGCAAGAGTTTTCTGCAAAAATACCATCCATTACATGGTCAAGTAATTACTAATAAACAGAATAAAAAGTTGGTAGGTACATTAGGTAAAACCGTAAAAGTGTAAAACCACTTTGAGCAGCCAACCTAAGAAGAATTCGTTGCAGTACAATCATTTCTTACCGGAAGGCCCTTCATTTCTGGTCTGATGTGAACATTCTCTTCCTCAACTTTCTCAACCCATCCCTTCAAGTTTTTGAGATCTCCCTTGATAACAATAACTGCGTCGCCCTTCACAAAATGCCCTTTCTTTCTATTTGCAAATAAAGTTGACAAACTAGCCATATCGTTCTCTCCATTCTCACCAGGTTTCCGAAATTTTTCAAGTTCATCAAAAGtaggttttatattttgagaGCTAATTGATTTCATGGATACCGTTTTATACAAAAAACCATCTTTAAACATCATGCCACCAATGTTCTCAAAATAATCTCCGGTCATTGGATCTCGTCTGCGCTCTACACGAATATGGAGTTCTCTGAGAATATAGAGCACAAGATATTATGAGGCTGAAAACTGAGACATCATACCATGCATACATAATGTAGAAACTACATTGCAACAGAAACATATAATCAGTACCTAGCCTCATCAATGTTCATAAAACGTGGAGGAGGAACAAATGCCTTCTTCTTCACAACTTCTCTGCCCTCCTGCATcatgaattaattaaattagtgATTACCAGGATATACCAAAAACTCAATACAATTCAATTCCTTTaaaatgattgaataattaattaatagaaGGTTGATACTTGCGCACACACTTTTTTTATAGGTTacttgcacacacacacacagacaacTTATCAAAtggaaaatcaaattaaaaggCAGGAAATGAATTACCAATTTGCTTGCAAGAGCCTGTAAGTCTATCCTTGGAATTAATTTTACTGTAACTCTTTGCCTCACATTATCTACATCCACCACCTATGGAAATGAGAGATTGAAGGTCAGATAAGAAATTTTGAGAAAAGCATTATCAAATAAAAGGTCATATACGTACCTTTGCAAGATCCCCTTTATATGTCCCAATCTTCATTCTGACCCAAGTATCCCTAGAGAGATCAATTGCTTTGCTTTCAACTGAAAGAACATCAGTCATTTCTCTAATAGGTACCAGCATTACTTTCTGAGAAAATATATTGCGCAAACCTTTGCAAGCCTGAAGTGTAAAGAAATATCAAATCAGATCTCAATGATTAAACTAAATATGTATAATCAATTACAGCATAATTCCATTCGTATTCTCACACAATTCAACACATATTATGCTTACATCAAGCAGAAATTACCTCCTTAACATGGGCTTCTTTGTCtgcttcaatatatatatagtttttgagATGGTCAAGGGCAACAGCAGACCTGATTTGCAATTCAGATCCTTTATCAATGGACTTTTGCATCAGGCAAACAACTGCTTCTCGTTCACGACCAATCTGATGTATAAGAGTACAGTAATTTAATAAGCAttttaacttatcaaaaaaaaaaaaaagcagaatatacaaaaaaaaaaaaaagtataaattaaaggaaaatcATTTACTCATGGAAACACAACAGGAATAATAATCATACCGCACATTTCACCATCCACAGCTTTGGATCCCTAACAGATGGCAAAAGAGCTTGTTGATCTACATCTG is a genomic window of Quercus lobata isolate SW786 chromosome 2, ValleyOak3.0 Primary Assembly, whole genome shotgun sequence containing:
- the LOC115975083 gene encoding putative transcription elongation factor SPT5 homolog 1; amino-acid sequence: MPRRGGDEDDDDLEPEEEGYFEEDEPGQLYDEDEEEEEEEEDRRGSSRKRQRSAYIDDVAEEDDEEYEDSDEDYGGGGGGGGGGRDKRKKTKKSGQEFFDLEAQVDSDDEEEEEEGEDDFIDNGGADLPDDDDGRRIHRRPLLPREDEQEDVEALERRIQARYARSSHAEYDEETTDVDQQALLPSVRDPKLWMVKCAIGREREAVVCLMQKSIDKGSELQIRSAVALDHLKNYIYIEADKEAHVKEACKGLRNIFSQKVMLVPIREMTDVLSVESKAIDLSRDTWVRMKIGTYKGDLAKVVDVDNVRQRVTVKLIPRIDLQALASKLEGREVVKKKAFVPPPRFMNIDEARELHIRVERRRDPMTGDYFENIGGMMFKDGFLYKTVSMKSISSQNIKPTFDELEKFRKPGENGENDMASLSTLFANRKKGHFVKGDAVIVIKGDLKNLKGWVEKVEEENVHIRPEMKGLPKTLAVNEKELCKYFEPGNHVKVVSGTQEGATGMVVKVEQHVLIILSDTTKEHIRVFADDVVESSEVTSGVTRIGDYELHDLVLLDNMSFGVIIRVESEAFQVLKGVPDRPEVALVKLREIKCKLDKKNSVQDRYKNTVAAKDVVRIIEGPCKGKQGPVEHIHRGILFIYDRHHLEHAGFICAKAHCCVIVGGSRGNGDRNGDSYSRFANLRTPPRIPQSPKRFSRGGHPMDSGGRHSHRGGRGGHDGLVGTTVKVRQGPFKGYRGRVVEVKGSLVRVELESQMKVVTVDRNFISDNVVVSTPYRDAPRYGSGSETPMHPSRTPLHPYMTPMRDPGATPIHDGMRTPMRDRAWNPYTPMSPPRDNWEDGNPGSWGTSPQYQPGSPPSRTYEAPTPGSGWASTPGGNYSEAGTPRDSSSAYANAPSPYLPSTPGGQPMTPNSASYLPGTPGGQPMTPGTGGLDAMSPVIGGDNEGPYFMPDILVNVRRSGEDSVVGIVREVLPDGSCRIVLGSSGNGETITVLPNEMDVVVPRKNDKIKIMAGVLRGATGKLIGVDGSDGIVKVDDTLDVKILDLVLLAKLAQP